Part of the Arachis hypogaea cultivar Tifrunner chromosome 6, arahy.Tifrunner.gnm2.J5K5, whole genome shotgun sequence genome, TCTCTTTTCATGGCAAGAACTCACTCTTCCCTTAGCAaggtacattttttttttcaattatgaaAAACAACTTTCACTTTTTGTTAAAAGAAAGATATAATGCATATAACATGACCCTTGTAACAATGTATGTAATCGATTAATCATTGTATAATTGAGCCATTTGAAGAACTTTTAAGTGTAATACAACAAGAAGTTCTTAGCTTCATATCGATCCAGTTAGCTTATCACAGTTTTAACggatttttaaattctaaaatcttttaACGGCCTAGAAAATATGATAAGCAATCTAGTATATATAAAGAGAAATCATTCATTTTTTCAGGTATGTAATACACAGTTATTAATCCTATCTTTTAGATTTTTTGATTTAATTGTCGAAGTGTCTTTGCAGATCATTTTCCTTCCTCTTTCATCCAATTGGACGGAAAATCGTAAAGATCACTAACTCAAAAAACAACAAACTCCGATATTTCAGGTAATTCACAATCAAGTGTGAATGTGAATATGTAAATAATAATATGCCACAAGTGTTTGTGGAATAAGAATGcatattaaactaaaaataaaaaaaggcacCCACCCAATTCTTGGCATTTAATTGAATTGTACAGTATGagaaatcaaatattttctttaGGAAGACAAACAAATATCAAATTAAGGCTTAGTtagtggaaaaaacaaaaaattgaagaaagaaaCTCGATTTGTTGACTTTATATACAAGCATATGCACATTTTATAATAGTTGTGATTATTATTTTCAGCGAAATGATTGTTTTTTTCCCTCTTTAAAAGGTATAAACCATCAGCTATCCAAAGATTAGAAGCCAACTACTAATCCCTAGTTATGAAAACTATTGCACACACGTTGTTTTGCTGCCTCTAAAGATTGAATTCCAAATATAATGTTTAAATAATCCAAACAATTATCACTTGTGCTAGACCTCATGAATGAAGAATGAATAGCTGATTATTACATATATTTTAATCATGAATAAATTAAACCATTTTAAAAGTCCTCCAGTATTTTCAGTAGAAAGCAAACCACACACATAAACTAGAAAAAAAACCTTGTATGTTATTATCTATTGTTTTTGCATTTCTGCGGCCATAGCTCAAACCGTGGATTCTGATACATAAATTTGTTAGTGTTGCAAATGTGagaagtgttgaagttagtcccacatcaaagaaaataaggaagagtgaggagtttataagatgagagaccaaTTAATTTGACACCTTaaagttttgagttggatgtggtgttttCTCAtctatgttctctcacttgattcctccctgAATTCTCCCCAATTGTCGAGAGCTTcccacggttggcccaacaaaATTTAAGTGCGTTAAACCTTGGTCTAATGTTGTGCTCTACTAGACCATAGTGactaaacatttttattttaaggcACTCATTGGGGCTGAATTACAAGGAGAGGGGGGTCCATTGGGCCATATTTTTGTTTCTCctggtttctttcttcttttcttttttttttttttatatatatacattagaaaaattagttactaaattagttaatatatatttatttatgtacatatattatttaaattatttttaatatatattttatattttaatataaataattattttaataattaatttttagtgtgtatataatatattaatatgatTGATATATATAAACAAAGATCAAACATATATTGACAAATGTGTTTGAGGGTCAGAAATTAAACTAACATAATGATTATTTCATTCACATTTTCTATCCTtcaaaacagaaaaatagaaaaacctAACTACTAATACATAATTCCACATCACTACataatattttcatttttcaccACCTTACCCTCACGAAATCAAAGGTTAAGAAGCCAAATCCCCAAATACAAAACGCAAAAGCACAAATTAAGCCTAATTTGTAATTTCATTCCCAAATTCCAACCTCCATGAACCCATTCTCTGTGGCACAACCCCTAAACATGCCATTACAATTAAACCCATAAGCCACTTCACCATTTTTAGACACAGCAATTAGGCCAGCTTTCCCATCATCAAGCCTAGttttgatgcaaaaatccactgcCTCTTGGAGCCCAAGTCCCTTGTACTCCATCACGGCGGCGACCTCGCGCGCCAGCGTGGCGCGAATGATAGCCTCGCCCTCGCCGGTGCACGAGACCCCACATAGGTCACATGCATAGGTCCCAGAGCCTATCAAGGGCGAGTCGCCGATGCGACCCGCCATCTTGTTCATGAGGCCACCAGTTGATGTGGCGGCCGCGCAACGTCCCTCCCGGTCCACCACCACGCAACCCACCGTCTCCGGTGCGTATACGCTGATGGGAAGACCGTTCATGTGGAGTGGGGACTCCACATTTGCACCGCATGTTGTCTCGCATCCATTGGGAATTCGGTAATCAAACTGCAATAATCATCAATCATGCACACATCAAAGTCAGTAGTGGAACGCACTACAATAATAGTAAACGAAAAATTaggaattaatttttatataattattttcgtCTAATTTTTAATCAAAGACggctaatattttttaatatatattttatactgatagctAATTTAAGTGTGGCCGTAACATAGTACGTACCAGGATTGCATTTGCTTCCTTTGCTAATTTGAGCATGCCAACGTTTTCTGGGGTTATGAAGTATTCATTGTCCACAACCTCCACTCCCTGAAGATCAGaaatcaaaacaaattaaaaattcaattaaacctTGTCTTAtatgaaatttaataataattaatcacaCAGATTCAAGATTTGCACCCCACGTTAAACAGAGAAGATAGATTTGCAAGTAGTGCTCACCGCACACGTTGACAAAACATAGTAACATATTATACAACTAAGTTCCAACTCACCAGGGTCCAGGAGATTCCtccgaaaagaaaaaaattaaataaataaataaaagggaaaaaaaatagaagaagtcacgtgattaaacttttttaaaaaatatattctaatttaatattataaaaaaaatttagacctACACACGTGAGATAGCAAACAAAGTGCAACTAGTTCATGTACTTCAGCGTTGagacaaaaatgaaaaagaaaaaagattctcCCGATGAAAACTGTACACAACTTTCATACGGTGCAtctttattatttaacaattttttcaCAGGAGAATCtcgtcttttattattattttttatcaaattcatggatttttctaattaaatatataaattaaatttcataTTTATTCTCAGATGCAGTTTTCAAAAATGACTTAAACTTGACCATTTAAAAGTTAGATTTTCTGTATCGCATCCGATCTGATCCAGATTTTTTTTTCTGAAACGttaatttcttatattttctgtaaatgagaagaaaaaaaagagagaatataaaaaaaaatagtaaaacggAAAGGACGTGAGGGGAAGGGCGTGTTTGGGAACCTGTTGTCTAGCGAAGTCTTCGGCGCCAGAGAAAGCGAGGTAGGAATGTGGGGATTTTTCCATAACCAAACGGGCCAGAGAGACTGGGTTCTTAACGGTGGTGAGACCCGAAACGGCGCCGCATCGCCTCTTTGGGCCATCCATTATGCTAGCCTCCATCTCCACAGTTCCTTTTTCCGTTAGGGCAGATCCACGCCCTGAATTGAACAATGGATCTGTTTCCAATTCCCTGACCTATCACAATCACAACCACAAATTCATTTCTCCATTTTTTAATGTCTATGATGATAGGTGCAGTCGCAACTAGATGAATTAATAATTAGTGAATTAGTGAATTAAGGACGTACGATGAGTTCGACGACGTCGATGGCAGGGAGATTAGAATTGAGGGCAGAGATGCCGAGATTGAGACAGCGAGTGAGGAGTTGTTTGGCTTCTTCTTGACGATGGAGGGGGAGATTAGGGTCAACACCAGCTCCGCCATGCACAGCAATAGCCCAACCACCCATATTAGTGTCTTAATCCTACGGCTTACCCTCACCCTACTCTCTTTCTCAGTTTTCTGTGCTTCTGAGATTATGGAGGCTGCAACGATGTGAGGGAGGGACACCCTCCTTTTATAGCAAAATGTTTGGACCCGAATCTTTCATTTCAATTCGGGTTTGGAATCTACTTGCTATTTGGATCCAACCACAACCACGTATTCTCTTTTCTTAAATTACCTTCCACTAAATTATCTCAACCTGTACCACTACGCCCTATGGGTAGTAACTATTTCTCTTCACTCAACTACCGCTAAATTAACTAAATTACCGTATTCTATATGTATATTA contains:
- the LOC112756091 gene encoding probable isoaspartyl peptidase/L-asparaginase 2, which codes for MGGWAIAVHGGAGVDPNLPLHRQEEAKQLLTRCLNLGISALNSNLPAIDVVELIVRELETDPLFNSGRGSALTEKGTVEMEASIMDGPKRRCGAVSGLTTVKNPVSLARLVMEKSPHSYLAFSGAEDFARQQGVEVVDNEYFITPENVGMLKLAKEANAILFDYRIPNGCETTCGANVESPLHMNGLPISVYAPETVGCVVVDREGRCAAATSTGGLMNKMAGRIGDSPLIGSGTYACDLCGVSCTGEGEAIIRATLAREVAAVMEYKGLGLQEAVDFCIKTRLDDGKAGLIAVSKNGEVAYGFNCNGMFRGCATENGFMEVGIWE